From Vigna unguiculata cultivar IT97K-499-35 chromosome 5, ASM411807v1, whole genome shotgun sequence, the proteins below share one genomic window:
- the LOC114183208 gene encoding helicase protein MOM1 isoform X2 produces MVNSIRFSHSAKDEENKYGRVTQNAEKGKKQLHPDVSDATGLRRSPRETSSRRIISGPSSIRRSGQFKKGVVTRIPVDKKRSELVGKKNMPSPLRRSGRTGSYSSTSHSDSKSSGSLNSNPKPKKEKSVRQLTFEAKEVKENEEQDLGTPQVEVRRMNARMYRSFFELPKEVPERMDKSNEGGKNIPDKIDQGFEGCHSDREVSKNGALPSKDGKLKEMRVSSRLSGPVKDLVENTVTLDSMAPSNAATYEAGLTSERILDEDLIRNTVRDDRGKKAIPSESKEITGGVNTDVSATLAKGDNSNVISDSGGLSRISGKIMETDGPSNATVFETGLVSERVQPDRCREEAFPSSNSKNGVQLPEDGKSKEMRVDHGLSDPMKDLVENTMSLGSSAPSDAATFEIGLVPKSIQPEDLIGNSVGYDSSVDKLVPSKTKRIMVDMDSDVSATLAEGNNCNSVPNCSSPSVLGGNIMGTDGSHSKRIRLDDNPIGSESCNPSTTELEDGDSIAASMLQGSKINNEKEAGLITNSINSVTQLKEKLSSHNPYRGKSDSVRFVEYWVPVQISNLQLEQYCSILLSNASILRSSSKVDSIEAVRDVLILTRKCCSHPYLVGPELQPSLNKGLEPSQYLDFDLKASGKLQLLDSMLEELRKSDLRVLILFQYIGSSGRVIGNYLEDLLRQRFGPDSYERIDKNILPSKRQAAMKKFNDKNNKRFVFLLETCACLPSIKLSSVDSIIIFDSDWNPMNDIRSLQKITLDSQFDFIKIFRLYSTFTVEEKALILAKQCKSVDFSLQNMNWSTSHMLLMWGASCLFDELKAFHDGETYASNAKSLFGRPFLKEAMDEFSSLLSQDGEHIDSSNSSILLKVQQNGATYHGNFSLHGELKLGSLDEEPSQFFWTKLLDGKQFQWKYLNNSSQRSRKKVHHFEGSVNGPDNVTEGAAKKRRKVNIVDPPSSKFEDEKLPAGSKADRSQGDNVESERKSGLHDEQSSLHILLKPEIIKLCDFLLLPDKVKSMIEKFLEYVINNHDVNREPFSILQAFQLSLCWTAASLLKHKLDPIAYLIKELNFGCKKEEVDYIYSMLRCLKKIFLYRTGSYNDTDSPKASEPSDGICTRVEQEVELFKKDMSKSIKEIQKKCKKKLKKLCLLQDEEKQKLKEDIEEEEAKFEEWYKLQSAVIRSCSPNDVIRMEKLRVLNIEYEKGIEERKCQHETQLKDLEAKQSADKQKFLEKEAAWVEDVESWAQNELLKIVASKERGTGVESFQTYGQVQPDNGLKNHFAEGKGHDDKVKAITETVAENSPLSDERIANRAAVSLLGRKELLRQQGIINTTDSPENDGAVNLPSSMEQESDGGAVNEVSYRELRLSNGPDNNTHSSPWHENSGDSSSILNGHIPVDEQETRNELDTVCIFVDVPPETSGMVITECPQDASPLNPPSSMTQMSDKGRLEVPCLDRVLSPRTCQAACSGDEGPNNMSISNPLLEQQTTDVPLSIPAAADCVDDIERLTSAVLVAKRTTSEEQEGAPKTMAELSQEPPVSRTFNVTDLQEQVGQLSIGSTHDHEKFKELQHSSEQPELVPSTVDVVPAGQSNQASLIVKPVNQVQQLLSAELPSSHLNNFCLATEVEHQPTVAPNQDVQSDSNLEHSHGHPASDSDPNTVAPSEVIMQSANAINSSIPLEINYQHLEAEIHSASRKLHLSYYDPLKIELDRIRKVADQTMKIYEKKNMELKSEFEKELEELRRKYDIKIQGIETEFKQRKTTLDTSLNVVRMNKFLADAFRSKCSNLKPSCTSGTLQDSSFSAQQLPPPSRQQNSNWPSLVAGSSSCGPSPTNRQSPSTNPTSQLTLHPIRAGYSASRFPPNVSARSPIINTISLPVGNLQPGGEIRAPAPHLQPFRP; encoded by the exons ATGGTAAATAGTATTCGTTTTAGTCACAGTGCTAAGGATGAGGAAAATAAATATGGGAGGGTCACACAAAATGCTGAGAAGGGAAAAAAACAATTACATCCTGATGTATCAGATGCAACTGGTCTCAGACGGTCTCCTAGAGAGACATCATCAAGGAGGATAATTTCTGGTCCTTCAAGTATTCGTAGGTCCGGGCAATTTAAAAAGGGAGTAGTAACACGGATACCGGTGGATAAAAAGAGATCTGAATTGGTTGGAAAAAAGAACATGCCAAGTCCTTTGAGAAGATCTGGAAGGACTGGGAGTTACTCTTCTACTAGTCATTCTGATTCTAAAAGCTCAGGTTCATTGAATTcaaacccgaagccaaaaaaaGAGAAGAGTGTGAGACAGTTGACATTTGAAGCTAAAGAAGTAAAGGAAAATGAGGAACAAGATCTTGGAACACCCCAGGTTGAAGTAAGGCGAATGAATGCCCGAATGTACCGGTCTTTCTTTGAGTTACCAAAGGAAG TGCCTGAAAGGATGGACAAGTCAAATGAAGGTGGCAAGAATATTCCAGACAAAATTGACCAGGGCTTTGAAGGTTGTCATTCTGATCGTGAAGTCTCCAAGAATGGTGCACTACCATCTAAAGATGGAAAGCTAAAAGAGATGAGAGTTAGCTCTAGGTTGAGTGGCCCTGTGAAGGATCTGGTTGAAAATACCGTAACTCTGGATTCTATGGCACCATCTAATGCTGCAACTTATGAGGCAGGTTTGACATCTGAAAGGATATTGGATGAAGATTTAATCAGGAACACTGTTAGAGATGATAGAGGTAAGAAAGCGATACCTTCTGAGAGCAAGGAAATCACTGGGGGTGTGAATACAGATGTTTCTGCCACCTTGGCAAAGGGTGACAATTCCAACGTGATTTCTGATTCTGGTGGCCTGTCAAGGATCAGTGGCAAAATTATGGAGACTGACGGTCCATCTAATGCCACAGTTTTTGAGACTGGTTTGGTATCTGAAAGGGTTCAGCCTGATCGCTGCAGAGAAGAAGCATTTCCATCAAGCAATTCCAAGAATGGTGTGCAACTACCTGAAGATGGAAAATCAAAAGAGATGAGAGTTGACCATGGGTTGAGTGATCCTATGAAAGACCTAGTTGAAAATACCATGTCTCTTGGATCATCAGCACCATCTGACGCTGCAACTTTTGAGATTGGTTTGGTGCCTAAAAGCATTCAGCCTGAAGACTTAATCGGAAACAGTGTTGGGTATGATAGTAGTGTTGACAAATTGGTACCTTCTAAAACAAAGAGAATTATGGTAGACATGGATTCAGATGTTTCTGCCACATTGGCTGAGGGTAACAACTGCAACTCTGTTCCTAATTGCAGTAGCCCTTCAGTTCTAGGTGGCAATATAATGGGGACTGATGGTTCACATTCCAAGCGGATAAG GTTGGATGATAATCCTATAGGCAGTGAGTCTTGTAACCCTTCTACAACTGAG CTTGAAGATGGGGATTCTATTGCTGCAAGCATGCTGCAGGGctctaaaattaataatgaaaaagaagCTGGTTTAATAACTAATTCCATTAATAGTGTCACTCAACTGAAGGAGAAGTTGTCAAGTCATAATCCATACAGAGGCAAGTCTGACTCCGTTAGGTTTGTTGAGTATTGGGTTCCTGTACAAATATCTAATCTGCAGCTTGAACAGTATTGTTCTATTTTACTGTCAAATGCTTCTATTCTGCGCTCCTCATCAAAGGTTGATAGCATTGAGGCTGTTCGTGATGTTCTTATATTAACTCGGAAG TGTTGTAGTCATCCCTATCTTGTTGGTCCAGAATTGCAACCTTCTCTTAACAAGGGTCTCGAACCGTCTCAGTATcttgattttgatttaaaagCAAGTGGCAAGTTGCAACTTCTTGATTCAATGCTTGAGGAGTTGAGAAAAAGTGATTTAAGGGTGCTCATTCTTTTTCAG TATATTGGAAGTTCTGGAAGAGTTATAGGAAATTATTTGGAAGACCTACTTCGACAAAGATTTGGTCCAGATTCGTATGAAcgaattgataaaaatattctaCCTTCCAAGAGACAAGCTGCCATGAAGAAATTTAATGACAAGAACAACAAACGATTTGTGTTTTTGTTAGAAACATGTGCTTGCCTTCCAAGCATTAAATTGTCGTCTGTtgattctattattatatttgatagtGATTGGAACCCGATGAATGATATAAGATCCCTTCAGAAAATAACACTTGATTCACAGTttgatttcataaaaatattccGGTTATATTCAACTTTCACTGTTGAAGAAAAAGCCTTAATCCTTGCTAAGCAATGTAAGTCAGTTGACTTCAGTTTACAAAACATGAACTGGAGTACCAGTCATATGCTGTTGATGTGGGGTGCTTCTTGTCTATTTGATGAACtcaaagcttttcatgatggtgAAACTTATGCATCAAATGCGAAATCCTTGTTTGGGCGACCATTTCTAAAAGAAGCGATGGATGAATTCTCATCCCTACTATCTCAGGATGGAGAACATATTGATTCAAGCAACAGTTCAATCTTATTGAAAGTGCAGCAAAATGGGGCAACATACCATGGAAATTTTTCTTTGCATGGTGAGCTAAAACTTGGGTCACTGGATGAAGAGCCATCCCAATTTTTTTGGACAAAACTTTTGGATGGAAAACAGTTTCAGTGGAAGTACTTAAATAATTCATCTCAGCGGAGCAGGAAGAAAGTCCATCATTTTGAGGGTTCAGTCAATGGGCCTGATAATGTAACTGAAGGAGCAGCAAAGAAGCGCAGGAAAGTTAATATTGTTGATCCGCCTTCTTCAAAATTTGAAGATGAAAAGTTACCCGCTGGTAGCAAGGCAG ATAGATCTCAAGGAGACAATGTTGAATCTGAGCGAAAAAGCGGACTGCATGATGAGCAGAGTAGCTTACATATTCTGCTGAAGCCAGAGATCATAAAGctttgtgattttcttcttcttccg GATAAAGTCAAGAGCATGATCGAAAAATTTCTTGAATATGTTATAAATAACCACGATGTCAATAGGGAACCATTTTCAATATTACAGGCTTTTCAATTATCTCTG TGTTGGACAGCAGCTTCTTTGCTAAAGCACAAACTCGACCCCATTGCCTATCTTATAAAAGAATTGAACTTTGGGTGTAAGAAAGAAGAGGTGGACTACATTTATTCTATGTTGCGTTgtttgaagaaaatatttttatatcgcACAGGAAGTTATAATGATACCGACTCTCCAAAAGCGTCTGAACCATCAGATGGAATATGTACCAGAGTTGAACAGGAGGTTGAATTGTTCAAAAAAGATATGTCTAAAAGTATTAAAGAAATTCAGAAGAAGTGCAAAAAGAAGCTGAAGAAGCTATGCCTTTTGCAAGACGAAGAGAAGCAAAAGTTGAAGGAAGATATTGAGGAGGAAGAGGCTAAATTTGAGGAATGGTACAAACTACAGTCAGCTGTTATACGATCCTGCTCTCCCAATGATGTTATAAGAATGGAAAAGCTTAGGGTTTTGAATATTGAATACGAAAAAGGAATTGAAGAACGGAAGTGTCAGCATGAAACACAACTCAAAGATCTTGAGGCCAAACAATCAGCTGACAAACAGAAGTTTCTAGAAAAGGAGGCTGCTTGGGTAGAAGATGTGGAATCTTGGGCACAAAATgaacttttaaaaatagttgCTTCAAAGGAACGTGGGACTGGGGTTGAGTCCTTCCAGACTTATGGTCAAGTACAACCTGACAATGGCCTTAAGAATCATTTTGCAGAGGGAAAGGGTCATGATGATAAGGTTAAAGCCATCACAGAGACTGTCGCTGAGAATTCACCTTTATCTGATGAAAGAATTGCTAACAGGGCCGCTGTAAGTTTGTTGGGTAGAAAGGAACTTTTGAGACAGCAGGGGATTATCAATACTAcagattctccagaaaatgaTGGTGCGGTGAATCTTCCTTCATCCATGGAACAAGAATCTGATGGAGGTGCTGTAAATGAAGTTTCGTATAGAGAATTAAGACTGAGTAATGGTCCTGATAACAATACACATTCGAGTCCATGGCATGAAAACTCTGGAGACTCATCTAGCATACTTAATGGACACATTCCAGTGGATGAGCAAGAAACTAGAAATGAACTGGACACTGTTTGTATATTTGTAGATGTACCTCCGGAAACAAGTGGGATGGTCATTACCGAGTGTCCACAGGATGCATCTCCTTTGAATCCCCCGTCATCTATGACTCAAATGTCTGATAAAGGTCGACTAGAGGTCCCATGTTTAGATAGGGTTTTATCACCAAGGACTTGTCAAGCTGCTTGTTCAGGTGATGAAGGTCCAAATAATATGTCCATTTCAAATCCACTTTTGGAGCAACAAACTACTGATGTCCCTTTGAGTATTCCAGCAGCGGCTGATTGTGTTGATGATATAGAGCGTTTAACAAGTGCTGTGTTGGTGGCTAAAAGGACCACATCAGAAGAGCAGGAAGGAGCACCTAAAACCATGGCAGAATTGTCCCAAGAGCCTCCAGTATCCAGAACATTTAATGTCACGGATCTTCAAGAACAAGTTGGGCAGTTATCTATAGGCTCCACTCATGACCATGAAAAGTTTAAGGAATTGCAGCATTCTTCCGAACAACCAGAACTGGTGCCTAGTACAGTTGATGTTGTACCAGCCGGTCAATCCAATCAGGCTTCACTGATTGTCAAGCCTGTAAATCAGGTGCAACAATTACTATCTGCGGAGCTCCCGTCTTCCCACctgaataatttttgtttggCAACTGAAGTTGAACATCAGCCAACTGTGGCTCCAAATCAAGACGTGCAATCTGACTCAAATTTGGAACATTCACATGGGCACCCTGCCTCAGATTCTGACCCTAATACAGTTGCACCCAGTGAAGTAATAATGCAATCTGCAAACGCAATAAATTCTTCAATTCCTCTTGAGATCAATTATCAACATCTGGAAGCTGAAATACATTCAGCTTCCAGAAAGCTACATTTGAGCTATTATGATCCACTAAAAATTGAATTGGATAGAATACGAAAAGTAGCAGATCAAACAATGAAAATCTATGAAAAAAAG AATATGGAGTTGAAATCTGAGTTTGAAAAGGAATTAGAGGAACTCCGCAGGAAGTACGATATTAAAattcaaggaattgaaactGAATTCAAACAAAGAAAGACGACTCTGGATACAAGTCTTAATGTAGTTCGTATGAATAAGTTTTTGGCAGATGCTTTTAGGTCTAAATGCTCAAACCTTAAACCATCGTGTACATCAGGAACGCTGCAag ATTCGAGTTTTTCGGCACAGCAGTTGCCTCCGCCCTCAAGACAACAGAATTCTAATTGGCCATCCCTTGTTGCCGGTTCTTCTTCTTGTGGTCCTTCTCCGACCAATCGGCAGAGTCCCTCCACAAATCCTACCTCTCAGCTTACGTTACATCCTATACGGGCTGGTTACAGTGCATCACGATTTCCCCCCAATGTTTCTGCAAGATCACCAatcatcaacaccatctctTTGCCTGTTGGAAATCTTCAACCTGGTGGTGAGATTCGCGCCCCTGCTCCGCATCTCCAGCCTTTTAGACCATGA